The Juglans microcarpa x Juglans regia isolate MS1-56 chromosome 2S, Jm3101_v1.0, whole genome shotgun sequence genome has a window encoding:
- the LOC121253508 gene encoding uncharacterized protein LOC121253508 has translation MKGIMRFGKKGKLSPRYVGPFDVLERIGAAAYRLALPLQLSATHDVFHVSLLRGYVSDPTHVLEYEPLQVCEDLTYEEFLVGILAQKAQALRKKTIPMVKVLWSNHTEKEATWELEEDMRTKYPYLFD, from the coding sequence ATGAAGGGAATTATGCGATTCGGTAAGAAAGGCAAACtgagtccaagatatgttggccctttcgATGTACTAGAAAGAATTGGAGCTGCAGCATACAGGTTGGCCCTCCCACTACAATTGTCGGCTACTCACGATGTTTTCCATGTCTCTTTGCTTCGAGGGTATGTTTCGGACCCTACACATGTACTAGAGTACGAGCCTCTCCAAGTTTGCGAGGATCTGACTTATGAGGAATTTCTAGTCGGAATCCTTGCACAAAAAGCTCAAGCACTCCGCAAGAAAACCATCCCGATGGTCAAGGTACTTTGGAGCAACCACACGGAAAAAGAGGCCACATGGGAGCTAGAAGAGGACATGAGGACCAAGTATCCATATTTATTCGATTGA